The Ictalurus punctatus breed USDA103 chromosome 15, Coco_2.0, whole genome shotgun sequence DNA window GTGTTTGGCAAAATCATCAACAGAGGTAAAGTTACCAGCTTGTATTTCATTCTGCACTCTTACATAATGGATCTTTTCCTCCACACACATaaattattgtattataaaGCTACTGTAAAGTGGAATTTAACCGTAAGAGCTGCTTTGACAAAATGACTTATTGATTTAGAAATATACACAGGGAATTCCTAGAATGAATGATGCGGTTCTTGTTTTGTCAGGCTGCCGAGAGACGGCATTTGTGTTTGCCATCACAAGTGCTGGTGTTACCCATGCGGTGGCGCGGTCCTGTTCTGAAGGCTCTATCGAGTCATGCACTTGTGACTACCGGAGACGAGGGCCTGGGGGTCCAGACTGGCACTGGGGAGGCTGTAGTGACAATGTCGACTTTGGCAGGATGTTTACACGGGAGTTTGTGGACTCCAGCGAGAGGGGCAGAGACCTGCGATACCTCATTAATGTACACAATAACGAGGCGGGCAGAATTGTAAGACACCGGTAATCAGTTATTAAAAAATGGTAAGCTATAATTATATGAATCAGCTAGGAGTCTaacgttttttccccccttccttTTTTCCTCCAGACAGTATCCTCAGAGATGCGTCAGGAGTGTAAGTGTCACGGGATGTCGGGCTCCTGCACTATTCGCACCTGCTGGATGCGTCTGCCCAGCTTCAGGACAGTTGGAGACTTATTAAAAGACCGTTTTGACGGTGCTTCCAGAGTGGTGTACGCCAATAAAGGCAGCAACCGGGCGTCTCATCGAGCCGACCCCCGCCACCTCCAGCCAGAGAACCCTGCTCACAAACTCCCTTCTGCGCAAGACCTCGTCTACTTTGAAAAATCACCCAACTTCTGCTCCTACAACAGCAAAATGGGTACACTTGGGACATCTGGGCGCACCTGCAACAGTTCCTCACCAGCGTTGGATGGCTGTGAGTTGCTCTGCTGTGGGAGAGGGTATAAGACCCGGATTGAGAAGATCACTGAGAGATGTCACTGCACTTTCCACTGGTGCTGCCATGTGAGCTGCCTCAACTGCACCAGTACACAGACACTGCACCAGTGCTTATAACAGTTGCGGCAGTTGGCATTGTTCCTGAGATCATCAATAGGGCATGGAAGCGGTCAATGGCTTAGATTGACCAGGGTGCAAAAACAGAGAAACTGACAGAGATTTTGTCATAATGGGGATTAAAACATAAAGCAAATGACAAGACATGGCAAGACATACTGGCAAGATATACGATAATCAGCCATTTCCTTGATCTTATTTTTCTACGTCGAACAGCGCTGTCATTGAAATTGTACTGTGAGAGAAATCCTAAAAGCTGTGCATTTCTAAAGTGGTTGGGCACAAACCCTACATTTaagcatttactgaaaacaTTATAATAGTAGATATATAGTGTaccaaatgaaatgaatgaactgCAATGG harbors:
- the wnt1 gene encoding protein Wnt-1, producing MWSGAMQFLALFTALKAACVLLLSSSISSSAAANSSGRWWGIVNVASSTNLLTNSKNVQLALDPSLALLSRRQRRLIRQNPGILHAIVAGLHTAIKECKWQFRNRRWNCPTSHTPTVFGKIINRGCRETAFVFAITSAGVTHAVARSCSEGSIESCTCDYRRRGPGGPDWHWGGCSDNVDFGRMFTREFVDSSERGRDLRYLINVHNNEAGRITVSSEMRQECKCHGMSGSCTIRTCWMRLPSFRTVGDLLKDRFDGASRVVYANKGSNRASHRADPRHLQPENPAHKLPSAQDLVYFEKSPNFCSYNSKMGTLGTSGRTCNSSSPALDGCELLCCGRGYKTRIEKITERCHCTFHWCCHVSCLNCTSTQTLHQCL